The Coffea arabica cultivar ET-39 chromosome 2c, Coffea Arabica ET-39 HiFi, whole genome shotgun sequence genome includes the window CATTTGGGGTTCAATTACCGTTGAAGTTAAAGAGTTTCGCAGTACTATTATTTATGTGTGTTTTATTCGATATCTGTGTGTGCATTTAGGGTTCAATTAATTACCTTTGTACTTGAAGAGTTTCAGAGTTTTATGTATGTTTTTGCATGGGATCTAAATTCATATCTTTTTCCCTCCTcctcccccacccccccccccctcctggGGAGTTGGGCTCTTAGCACAGATGACGGAGGAAAACAACGTAAATTTCCAGATAAAGAGCTGTTTGATAATGAACCAGGGAGTCTCGTTTCTTGGACTGACTCTGTCATGTTTGTTGAAGGCTATCATCAATATCATAATCATTTACCGCATAAAAATGCACATGGAAGAATGGTATTTAAAGCGAAATGGGAGAATATTCTCGCAGCAGTCCTTAAAGCTTTCAATCCGTTATTCGAGCTGAAACAAATGAACAATAAGTATTAAGGCTGAAATATAAGGAGAGATTTGATTTGTTTGAAGACGCAGAAGGAATCAGAAAACTTGAAATGCCACTTgaatgttattttttatttttaattcgtgAGATTTATAAACTGAAGGAAAAAATTGAAGGTTATCCTACTCCAATGTGCACAAGGATCCTCCTGTTTGAGCTTGACAAACcccaaaattgtaaaaaattttaaatcattGATAGATTATCTAGAACGCCTAAAACAAAAACTTCTAATAGTGGATAATATGTTAGAGGTGACACAAAAGAAATGAATTCGTCTAAAGGATCAGTTTGATCAAATGACAAAGTATCATAAACTAATTAATAGCAAATTAATATAAGTATAGCATTTGTAGCCCAAACAAGGTCGGTTTGACTTCCTGAATTTGGATTTTAAGTAGTTTTGTGGTAACTAAGGAGATAAATCaataaaaatgagataaaaCGAGATTACGAAAAAACCTTAATACGCAACTCGTTCTTGTGGGGAAAAATAGTGCATAGGTGTTAGGGCTAAGTTGACGCACCAACTTTTGTTAGTGCCAATAGGATTTTACTGAATACAACAACATTGGACTCAGTAGTTAATTttgagaaatgaaggaaaaggtTATGGTAAATTGTATCACGTACTTGTTATCTTCTTCGCTTCTAACCCTAGCGGACGAGAGGAAACCTCCTTCTATCATTTGTTTGTACATGATATTACAGTAGATGCTAATTACCCTGCCGACATTGTGCATCCAGATTTTTCAATCATTGCCATCATTGCTGATCTTTCTTTCAcggtaaaatgaaatttttatggATCATTCTTACATCACTTTTTTTGGTGCAATTGTTCTTACATCACGTCCTTAGataaggatgaaatttttggaatctGGCCAcacggagaaaaaaaaaatctcagaaACTAGACTAAGCTATATTCATATTATATTTGTGCATGGAAATGTGtacaagaaacagaaaaggaCGGATGTAGATGATCTGTTCACGCAAACACCGATTAAACCTTATATAAAAGGACGCAAGGGACCTGGCCAGTTACTCAAACTGCACCCAAACTTCAAATCTAGCCATGGctttcttttcccttccttCCTTGACTCACCCTATCCATCCTACCCCAGTTAGCTCTTTCTCCTTAAAACCTTTAATTTACTCATCTTCCCCTGGCTTCTTTTCTCACCCGTTCCGGGCAACTCGTGTAACAAACCAAAAATCCCATGCAGAAGCTAGCACATGTAAAGCCCAAAAGGCAGACCATCATCAAAACCCTAGTACTTATGACAGTATTagttcatccaaatccaaatgTGGTAAAACTTCAGCAGGGAAATTTGAAAGAAGGGATGTCCTTCTTGGCCTCGGCGGGTTATATGCTGCAACCACGCTCGGCACCAAACAATCAAGCCTTGCGCTGCCAGTTTCACCCGATATTTTCAACTGTACCGAAGCCACGGAGACCCGAAATGGCATACCTATCAACTGCTGCCCTCCCTCCGCCGCGGGTTACAATGATTATACACCTTCTGCTAGTGAAGTCTACACAAGAATGCCGGCTCACGCGGTCAGCCATGACTATGTCAAAAAATATTCATCTGCCATTACAAAAATGAAGAACCTTTCTATGAGCGATCCTCGTAATTTTTACCAACAGGCAAACGTCCATTGCGTGTATTGTGACGAAGGGTACCCTCAATTGGGCTTTCCAGACAAAAAATTGGAGATTCATAGCTCATGGCTTTTTTTTCCGTGGCACAGATGGTACCTTTATTTCTTTGAAAGAATTTGTAAAAACTTGCTTGATGATGATACGTTTACTTTGCCATTTTGGCAATGGGATGATTCTTCAGGCATGCAAATTCCATCCATGTTTAACGACAGCAAATTGTCCCTATACGATTGCATCCGCAACCCAAAACACTTGCCTCCTAAAGTGGTGGATTTAGCTTACAACGGCACAGATTTGCCAATCGACCCCAATATTCAAATCCAGTACAATTGTTGCACAATGTACACTCAAATGATCACTCAGTCGTCCACGCCTGAGTGTTTTTTCGGACAGCCACTTTTGGGGGGTAATGATCCCGATCCCGGAGCGGGCTCCATTGAAAATATACCCCACAATTGTGTGCACGATTGGGTTGGCGACCCTTCCCAGCCTAACAACGAGGACATGGGCGTCTTATATGCAGCCGGCCGAGACCCTATATTCTATGCTCACCATGCCAACGTTGATAGAATGTGGTACATTTATGACAATGTTttgaaatgcaaaaatattgAAGACCCAGATTGGTTAAattcctcttttattttcttcaacGAGGCGGCGAGACCCGTTAGAGTGACGGTTAAAGATTCCACAAATCTCGCCAAGCTTGGATATACCTATCCTGACTTGCCACTTTCTTGGTTAGATTGTAAGCCAAAAGCGCGGAGAAGGGGCCTGAACCCGACAAAGTCCGCACCTAAGGCTAGTGAAGTGATGCCAATGCAATTAGAGAAACCCGTCAGCTTCGTGGTTGAGCGGCCTAAGAAGTCAAGGAGTGGAAAAGAGAAAGCAGAGGCAGAAGAGGTGCTGAAGATTAAGGGAATCCAATTTGATAAAGGAGAAACTGTGGTGTTCGATGTGTTTGTGAACGAAGATGATACCAGTCAGAGTAATCCGTGCAAGGCTGAGTCTCTAGGAAGCTTCAACAGTTTGGCGCATGGACATAGCATGAAATCTACCACTTCCCAGTGTTTTGCGATTTCAGAGGTGCTGGAGGAATTGGGAGCTGATGATTTTGACAGCATTTTGGTCACTTTGGTCCCCAGAAGAGGTGCTGTGACCATAGGAGGTATCGAGATTACCTTTGTTCCTAAATCTTAAATGCATTAATAGCATTGCAAATACTACATGTACAATATTGGGTGTTTGTGTAATAATATTGTAATCAACTACAAACTTTGAGAAGATGTTTTACCAAATAATTTCAACAATGATAACTGGTGTCCTTGCAAACTTTTCAATAAAACCTTTACAAGTGACTTTCAATCgggcttctctctctctctcccccccccctttttgTGGGAATGGCAACAGTATTACATTAAATTTAGCCAATTAGTAAGTTTGAGATGTTCTCAAATTTTACACTCGAGTAATCATTGCCAAGAGTGAGATTTCAAGCAACTTAACTATGATAGAGATGGAAAGTACCCCTTGCCAGGCAAAGCATTTCTCAACTATCCTGTGGAAAAAGCTAAAAGGACACCCATAGAGAGTATTTAGATAAGCAGGTTAAAAATTAGGATTTATTAAGAGAGATTTTGAAGGATAGCCAATCCATTGTCATTCCTAATTCTTTTGGAGGTTCAAGACTAGGAATGCATTTTGAagtatttttagaatttaaattttttttagataCATTTTAAAAGGGGGTTTTGTAACGGCTGCCTATAGGACACATGTTAACATATCTAATATTCACTTAAATTATCATAtacatactaacaattattaccctcttttgtatttatatactcttcctatttaatcttacctacactaccttgtatttatttactttttctaattaatcttacattttaaaaaatatgatactGGAAATATATTTTAGCGAGTGCATAGGACACCCGTTAAACAGacccattttaaaatttaaacgCCACCACCCACCACCACTACctagagaaaaaaggaaaattgattcTAGAGAATGAATGAtccttgtgacagccccactttccccaaaggcgaaccaaagggttcggcggactgcctgcccaactctcgccgggactcagtcgatcacttcaagcaaccataagaatatctaaccacga containing:
- the LOC113724423 gene encoding polyphenol oxidase I, chloroplastic-like, translated to MAFFSLPSLTHPIHPTPVSSFSLKPLIYSSSPGFFSHPFRATRVTNQKSHAEASTCKAQKADHHQNPSTYDSISSSKSKCGKTSAGKFERRDVLLGLGGLYAATTLGTKQSSLALPVSPDIFNCTEATETRNGIPINCCPPSAAGYNDYTPSASEVYTRMPAHAVSHDYVKKYSSAITKMKNLSMSDPRNFYQQANVHCVYCDEGYPQLGFPDKKLEIHSSWLFFPWHRWYLYFFERICKNLLDDDTFTLPFWQWDDSSGMQIPSMFNDSKLSLYDCIRNPKHLPPKVVDLAYNGTDLPIDPNIQIQYNCCTMYTQMITQSSTPECFFGQPLLGGNDPDPGAGSIENIPHNCVHDWVGDPSQPNNEDMGVLYAAGRDPIFYAHHANVDRMWYIYDNVLKCKNIEDPDWLNSSFIFFNEAARPVRVTVKDSTNLAKLGYTYPDLPLSWLDCKPKARRRGLNPTKSAPKASEVMPMQLEKPVSFVVERPKKSRSGKEKAEAEEVLKIKGIQFDKGETVVFDVFVNEDDTSQSNPCKAESLGSFNSLAHGHSMKSTTSQCFAISEVLEELGADDFDSILVTLVPRRGAVTIGGIEITFVPKS